A section of the Elizabethkingia anophelis R26 genome encodes:
- the fmt gene encoding methionyl-tRNA formyltransferase: protein MNKLKVVFFGTPDFAKASLEAIHKSNHEVAGVVTVADKASGRGQKINESPVKKYAVEHQLPVFQPEKLRNPEFLKEIENLNADIFVVVAFRMMPKVLFSMPRLGTFNLHASLLPDYRGAAPINYAVINGEEKTGVTSFFINEKIDEGHILLQEETDVDIDEDAGQLHDRLMDIGAGLVVKTLDGLAEGIIEEKPQPQIENPKTAYKIFKEDTRINWQHDVEVVYNFIRGMSPYPAAFTTIEIAGQPKTLKIFKGKFEKKQHGKSVGQIDIDKNSFAVYTHDGVYYPMELQLEGKKRMTLKDFLNGFQSFTDIKIA, encoded by the coding sequence ATGAATAAATTAAAAGTTGTTTTTTTCGGAACGCCGGATTTTGCTAAAGCTTCTCTGGAGGCAATTCATAAAAGCAATCATGAAGTGGCAGGTGTAGTTACTGTGGCAGATAAAGCCAGTGGGAGGGGACAGAAAATTAACGAGTCTCCTGTAAAAAAGTATGCTGTAGAACATCAGCTTCCTGTATTTCAGCCGGAAAAACTGCGTAATCCGGAATTTTTAAAAGAAATAGAAAACCTTAATGCAGATATATTTGTAGTGGTTGCGTTCAGAATGATGCCTAAAGTATTATTCTCGATGCCTCGCCTTGGTACGTTTAACCTTCATGCATCTTTGCTGCCTGATTACAGAGGTGCAGCACCTATTAATTATGCAGTGATTAATGGTGAAGAAAAAACAGGTGTAACCAGCTTCTTTATTAATGAAAAAATAGATGAAGGGCATATTCTTTTGCAGGAAGAAACAGATGTAGATATTGATGAGGATGCTGGACAGCTCCATGACAGACTGATGGATATTGGTGCCGGATTAGTTGTGAAAACACTGGATGGACTTGCAGAAGGGATTATTGAAGAAAAACCACAACCACAGATAGAAAATCCTAAAACGGCTTATAAAATATTTAAAGAAGATACTCGTATCAACTGGCAGCATGATGTAGAAGTGGTGTATAATTTTATCCGTGGGATGTCCCCATATCCGGCTGCATTTACAACGATAGAAATTGCGGGACAGCCTAAAACACTGAAAATATTCAAAGGGAAATTTGAGAAGAAGCAACACGGAAAATCTGTCGGGCAAATTGATATTGATAAAAATAGTTTTGCAGTTTATACACATGATGGAGTTTATTACCCTATGGAATTACAACTGGAAGGTAAAAAGAGGATGACATTGAAAGATTTCCTGAATGGTTTTCAGAGTTTTACAGATATTAAAATAGCTTAG
- the ribB gene encoding 3,4-dihydroxy-2-butanone-4-phosphate synthase: MDKIQLDTIPEAIEHLRQGKMIVVVDDEDRENEGDLIGAADLVTPEMINFMTVHARGLVCVPLPEKRCDELGLDIMVSRSSDPKETAFTVSIDLLGNGNSTGISAGDRARTIQAMMDPNTKPTDFMRPGHIFPLRAKEGGVLKRAGHTEASIDLTRLAGLNEGGVICEIMNEDGSMARLPELKKFSEKHDLKIVSIEDLIQYRMKQGDLVERIEEQVIQTHFGDFNFYAYKERHTDQIHYAITKGKWADKEPVLIRVQSSSAYFDIFTRLANGEKPLMEKAIQMINAEGKGAIVFINNVSDSEKTMNKLQQFLAYQSGTQGKPTIRANYKDYGIGIQILKDLGINNLKVLTQSPDQRPIVSGYDVEVSELVELTV; the protein is encoded by the coding sequence ATGGATAAAATCCAACTCGATACTATTCCTGAAGCTATAGAACACTTACGCCAGGGGAAAATGATCGTTGTCGTAGACGATGAAGATCGTGAAAATGAAGGTGATCTCATCGGTGCTGCCGATCTGGTAACACCAGAAATGATAAACTTTATGACTGTTCATGCCCGTGGATTGGTCTGTGTCCCTCTTCCAGAGAAAAGATGTGACGAGCTTGGTCTTGATATTATGGTAAGTCGCAGTAGCGACCCAAAAGAAACTGCCTTTACAGTTTCTATCGATCTTTTAGGAAACGGAAATTCCACCGGTATTTCTGCAGGTGACCGCGCCAGAACTATTCAGGCGATGATGGATCCTAATACCAAACCAACAGATTTTATGCGCCCGGGACATATTTTCCCGTTACGTGCTAAAGAAGGTGGTGTACTTAAACGTGCTGGGCATACTGAAGCTTCAATAGACCTTACAAGATTAGCAGGATTGAATGAAGGAGGTGTAATATGTGAGATCATGAATGAAGATGGCAGCATGGCCAGACTTCCGGAACTGAAGAAATTTTCAGAAAAACACGACCTGAAAATTGTTTCTATCGAAGACCTTATCCAGTATCGCATGAAGCAGGGAGACCTTGTGGAAAGAATTGAAGAACAGGTTATTCAGACTCATTTCGGAGATTTCAATTTCTATGCATACAAAGAAAGACATACCGATCAGATTCATTATGCTATAACAAAAGGAAAATGGGCGGATAAAGAACCTGTATTGATACGAGTACAGTCCAGTAGTGCTTACTTCGATATATTTACCCGTTTAGCTAATGGTGAAAAACCTTTGATGGAAAAGGCAATTCAGATGATTAATGCTGAAGGTAAAGGTGCTATTGTTTTTATCAACAATGTATCGGATTCAGAAAAAACAATGAACAAGCTTCAGCAGTTTTTAGCTTATCAATCCGGAACTCAGGGTAAACCTACAATAAGAGCTAACTATAAGGATTACGGTATTGGCATCCAGATTCTGAAAGATTTAGGAATTAACAATCTAAAAGTTCTGACTCAGAGTCCTGACCAAAGACCAATTGTAAGTGGTTACGATGTGGAGGTAAGTGAACTGGTAGAACTAACAGTATAA
- a CDS encoding trigger factor, which produces MKITNKNHDEVSALLTVTLDKSDYKEKVEKTLLNYAKNANIPGFRKGKAPLSLIRRQYEAGVAYEEINKQVSDALNNYINENNLRLVGQPVPQPVEELDYNNDNVTVAFEVGYEPQITIDLAKYEAPHYKVEASEKEINQSIENMQKRFAERVPQEKMNKDSYIALQIEQVVEEDAEGEHHHAPKNVTINKDNKEVYAVVKGKKVDESVIVTKEDLQKDETLAKELGFAQGEVEHLHHNEVKVTVKEIYSLDLAELNQELFDKVYGNDNIKSEEELKNKVKEELDEYFQQNADVHYVNKMLEQIVEKEEIQLPETFLIKWLMFNNQNIQSEEQAKEILENEKAQLKYQIIEGKLMNDNDVKIDYADILAQSEQLVRNQLAIYGIHHLSDEEVQKYAVEMLKDQEQVRQISSEVAMAKLKDTILEKGGKKEEVISHDQFMEELKK; this is translated from the coding sequence ATGAAGATTACGAATAAAAATCACGATGAAGTAAGTGCATTACTTACAGTGACACTGGATAAGTCTGATTATAAAGAGAAAGTTGAAAAGACTTTGCTTAATTACGCGAAAAATGCAAACATTCCGGGTTTTAGAAAAGGTAAAGCTCCTTTAAGTCTTATTCGTAGACAATATGAAGCAGGGGTAGCTTATGAAGAAATCAACAAACAGGTTTCCGATGCTTTAAACAATTATATTAATGAAAACAACCTTAGACTTGTTGGGCAGCCTGTGCCACAACCGGTAGAAGAGTTAGATTATAATAATGATAACGTAACTGTAGCTTTCGAAGTTGGTTACGAGCCTCAAATTACTATTGATCTTGCTAAATATGAAGCTCCTCACTACAAAGTAGAAGCTTCTGAAAAAGAGATCAATCAGAGTATTGAGAACATGCAGAAGAGATTTGCAGAGCGTGTGCCTCAGGAAAAAATGAACAAAGATTCTTACATTGCTTTACAAATTGAGCAGGTTGTAGAAGAAGATGCAGAAGGAGAGCACCACCATGCACCTAAAAATGTTACAATTAACAAAGACAACAAAGAAGTTTACGCTGTAGTAAAAGGTAAAAAAGTTGACGAAAGTGTTATTGTAACTAAAGAAGATCTTCAGAAAGACGAAACTTTAGCAAAAGAATTAGGATTCGCTCAGGGAGAAGTAGAACACCTTCACCACAACGAAGTAAAAGTTACAGTAAAAGAAATCTATTCTTTAGATTTAGCTGAACTAAACCAAGAACTTTTCGATAAAGTTTATGGTAACGATAACATTAAGTCTGAAGAAGAACTTAAAAATAAAGTAAAAGAAGAATTAGACGAATACTTCCAACAAAATGCAGACGTACATTATGTGAACAAAATGTTGGAACAAATCGTTGAAAAAGAAGAGATTCAGCTTCCTGAAACTTTCTTAATCAAGTGGTTAATGTTCAACAACCAAAACATTCAATCAGAAGAGCAGGCTAAAGAAATTCTTGAAAACGAAAAAGCTCAGTTGAAATATCAGATCATTGAAGGTAAACTAATGAATGATAATGATGTTAAAATTGACTATGCAGATATTTTGGCACAATCCGAGCAATTGGTAAGAAACCAATTAGCTATCTATGGTATTCACCACCTTTCTGACGAAGAAGTTCAGAAATATGCTGTTGAAATGCTAAAAGATCAAGAGCAGGTAAGACAAATTTCTTCTGAAGTAGCAATGGCTAAATTGAAAGATACTATCCTTGAAAAAGGAGGTAAGAAAGAAGAGGTAATCTCTCACGACCAATTTATGGAAGAATTGAAAAAATAA
- a CDS encoding winged helix-turn-helix transcriptional regulator has protein sequence MGNIKKNGYIREASCDEELRAMRDCLFVIGGKWKLLILRYLANRQHLELNFTKILQDIGGISPKVLTKELKDLEQNQLIYRKQNNDKVPKVYYSLSEYGKTVIPLTETIVQWGLDHRTKITE, from the coding sequence ATGGGAAACATCAAAAAAAACGGGTATATAAGAGAAGCTTCCTGCGATGAAGAGTTACGTGCAATGCGGGATTGTTTGTTCGTAATAGGAGGAAAATGGAAACTATTAATTCTCCGGTATTTAGCGAACAGACAACATCTTGAGCTAAACTTCACTAAAATCCTTCAGGATATTGGTGGTATTTCGCCTAAGGTTCTCACCAAAGAACTAAAAGATCTGGAGCAAAACCAATTAATTTATCGTAAACAAAATAATGATAAAGTTCCAAAAGTATACTACAGCCTTAGTGAATATGGTAAAACGGTTATTCCACTAACAGAAACTATTGTCCAATGGGGTTTGGATCACAGAACCAAAATAACAGAATAA
- a CDS encoding quinone oxidoreductase family protein, translating to MYAVKLVSFQGENQLINDLEYTKPEIKKNNQVLVKVKAVAVNPIDLQMFQGKNETRIMSSDILGRELAGVIEETGSNVEHFKKGDEVFLAVGSMGSNGAFAEYVVVSEEILAHKPKELSFERITALPIAYVTAWQAVSRLQLPKESSLLILGASGSVGKALINVLHHFGYQKIIATAGNDYSTSELIKQGLLKEQIVSYKQPDLDRIILTQNNGLYDIVIDCIGGKMTETGASSLKREGLFVDITNLRTEEANYTLFQKAAIIMNIARYAEPELHFKYGKILNEVSSVLGSEENWYLQEVLNLGKLSSENLTKAFNLMEENKTNGKKLVLKVE from the coding sequence ATGTATGCTGTAAAATTAGTCTCTTTTCAGGGAGAAAATCAATTGATAAATGATCTCGAATATACTAAGCCGGAAATTAAAAAGAACAATCAGGTTCTTGTAAAAGTTAAGGCAGTTGCTGTCAATCCGATTGATTTACAAATGTTTCAGGGGAAAAATGAAACACGAATTATGAGTTCGGATATTTTAGGCCGTGAACTGGCAGGTGTAATAGAGGAGACCGGAAGCAATGTGGAACATTTTAAAAAAGGAGATGAAGTTTTTCTGGCTGTTGGCAGTATGGGGAGTAATGGTGCTTTTGCAGAGTATGTTGTTGTTTCTGAAGAGATACTGGCACACAAGCCTAAAGAATTAAGTTTTGAAAGGATTACGGCTCTTCCTATTGCTTATGTCACAGCCTGGCAGGCGGTATCCAGATTACAATTGCCAAAAGAATCGTCGTTACTAATTCTGGGTGCTTCGGGAAGTGTGGGAAAAGCACTGATTAATGTATTGCATCATTTCGGGTATCAGAAGATTATAGCTACAGCCGGAAATGATTACAGTACATCTGAACTAATAAAACAAGGGTTACTGAAAGAGCAAATAGTTTCTTATAAACAGCCAGATCTGGATAGAATAATACTAACACAGAATAATGGTCTTTATGATATTGTAATTGATTGTATTGGCGGTAAAATGACAGAAACAGGTGCTAGTTCCCTGAAAAGAGAAGGTCTGTTTGTAGACATTACCAATTTGCGAACCGAAGAAGCCAATTATACACTTTTCCAGAAAGCTGCAATAATTATGAATATTGCCCGTTATGCAGAGCCTGAGTTACACTTTAAGTACGGAAAAATTCTGAACGAAGTTTCTTCTGTTTTAGGAAGTGAAGAGAATTGGTACTTGCAAGAGGTTTTAAATTTAGGAAAGTTGTCTTCAGAGAACCTGACAAAAGCTTTTAATTTAATGGAAGAAAATAAAACCAACGGAAAGAAACTTGTTCTGAAGGTAGAATAA
- a CDS encoding DUF3109 family protein gives MIQIDDKIISEDVFAENFVCNLSKCKGICCVDGDAGAPLDQDETEILAEIYPKIKGYLRPEGAEAIDAQGTHVVDVDGDLVTPLVHGKECAYVIFDEKGYTKCGIEKAYEDGVIDYQKPISCHLYPIRVTKYSTFDALNYDVWKICADACTLGDELKVSVYQFLKKPLIRKYGEEFYNTLTDAAIAWKQEFNK, from the coding sequence ATGATTCAGATAGACGATAAAATTATTTCAGAAGATGTATTTGCAGAAAACTTTGTCTGCAATCTTAGTAAATGTAAAGGAATCTGCTGTGTGGATGGGGATGCCGGAGCACCATTAGACCAGGATGAAACAGAAATTCTTGCAGAAATCTACCCTAAAATTAAAGGCTACCTACGCCCCGAAGGTGCTGAAGCTATAGATGCCCAGGGCACTCACGTTGTTGATGTAGATGGAGATCTAGTTACACCTTTGGTACACGGAAAAGAATGTGCTTATGTTATCTTTGACGAAAAGGGATATACCAAATGTGGCATTGAAAAAGCTTATGAAGATGGTGTAATCGATTATCAGAAGCCTATTTCCTGTCACTTATACCCTATCCGTGTAACAAAATACTCTACTTTCGACGCACTAAATTATGATGTCTGGAAGATATGTGCTGATGCCTGCACTCTTGGTGATGAGCTAAAAGTAAGTGTTTACCAGTTCCTTAAAAAACCTCTGATCCGAAAATATGGCGAAGAGTTTTACAATACACTAACCGATGCTGCTATAGCATGGAAACAGGAATTCAATAAATAA
- a CDS encoding DUF6427 family protein, which produces MFRLLSKQTNIFSIPAYLVCLLVFISLFNILNFNLLSIISSIIAFLGIALGYFLFNNIGLNRNTHLPLFIYTVLVFSFYFGDVSFPLAFTILTANLSTLILISNNEKIGKRSYFLVGCLMGFMYVVMPQTWPLIIFIILHIFATSSNISANLFRLFFGIALLFMNYAGFYYLLDIPDYYTRLIPYVSDKMITNIEPLIFLSPVLLFLLYSIYDHFVHFSKKSPSSKFRYTLLLVYSLSILIILIFYMGTQYEFLLLIAFPVSVITSRGLRFISKYWVKELILWGIIIFALLFKLAYYF; this is translated from the coding sequence ATGTTCCGATTACTGTCTAAACAAACCAATATTTTTTCAATTCCTGCCTATTTGGTTTGCTTGCTGGTTTTCATATCCCTATTTAATATACTGAATTTCAATTTACTAAGTATAATTTCGAGTATTATTGCTTTCCTGGGAATAGCTTTGGGATATTTTCTTTTTAACAATATCGGACTAAACAGAAATACCCATTTGCCTCTTTTTATTTACACGGTGTTGGTATTCAGCTTCTATTTCGGGGATGTAAGTTTTCCACTGGCTTTTACTATTCTTACAGCTAACCTTTCCACACTAATATTAATAAGTAACAACGAAAAAATAGGAAAGAGATCCTATTTTCTTGTAGGCTGTCTTATGGGATTTATGTATGTTGTAATGCCACAAACATGGCCTCTGATTATATTTATTATACTGCATATTTTTGCAACTTCGAGTAATATTTCGGCTAATCTTTTCCGACTATTTTTTGGAATAGCCCTGTTGTTTATGAACTACGCCGGATTCTATTATCTGCTGGATATTCCCGATTATTACACAAGGCTTATTCCGTATGTATCGGATAAGATGATCACCAATATAGAACCTCTGATATTTCTCTCTCCTGTTTTACTGTTTCTGCTATACAGTATTTATGATCATTTTGTACATTTTTCCAAGAAAAGTCCTTCCAGTAAGTTTCGCTATACACTACTGCTTGTATACTCACTAAGCATATTGATTATTCTTATATTTTATATGGGAACGCAATACGAATTTCTCTTACTCATTGCCTTTCCGGTAAGTGTTATTACCAGTAGAGGGCTTCGTTTTATATCCAAATATTGGGTAAAGGAACTTATATTGTGGGGTATTATTATTTTTGCATTGCTTTTTAAGCTTGCTTATTATTTTTAA
- a CDS encoding RNA polymerase sigma factor — translation MKTETDIALLERVKRKDQQAFRMLYNRYFTLLFRRVYAKIKNEEIARDILQETWMKVWEEPDFILKKNIQLNAFLLKHCDYRILDYFRNLKYKTEFSEENYPEISDDEYLEILDTFDTKELLQKIQAIIDQLTTTEKQVFELRMMKRKSVEETARILNISEKTVRNYLSSTLSEVRKQLKTHYKASRYVAAIFYIELFLNK, via the coding sequence GTGAAAACAGAGACTGACATAGCTCTTTTGGAAAGAGTAAAACGCAAAGACCAACAAGCCTTTCGTATGTTGTATAACAGATATTTTACACTGTTATTCAGGAGAGTTTATGCCAAAATTAAAAATGAAGAAATCGCACGTGATATTCTTCAGGAAACCTGGATGAAAGTATGGGAAGAACCGGATTTTATCCTGAAAAAGAATATACAACTAAATGCTTTCCTTCTAAAACATTGTGATTATCGTATTCTGGATTATTTTCGCAACCTTAAATATAAAACTGAATTCTCTGAGGAGAATTATCCGGAGATATCTGATGATGAATATCTGGAAATACTGGATACCTTTGATACAAAAGAGCTGCTGCAAAAAATACAGGCAATTATAGACCAGCTTACCACAACCGAGAAACAGGTTTTTGAACTCCGGATGATGAAAAGGAAATCTGTTGAGGAAACGGCAAGAATATTAAATATAAGTGAAAAAACGGTCAGAAATTATCTTTCCTCTACTCTGAGTGAAGTAAGAAAACAATTAAAAACGCATTATAAAGCTTCGCGTTACGTTGCAGCAATATTCTATATAGAGTTATTTCTAAATAAATAA
- a CDS encoding FecR family protein, which translates to MKFTTEKITAFFFRLLERENKLLPKEKELIQNLLDKESEITADESREKDLIWKQLSQKIQINVRAKRPRQLAIRSYAVAASVAFIFALGFLFFQLNKTSDSERAIFSTAKNEIKKIVLPDGSEVFINNATRVTYDKAKFNDKLREVWLEEGEAFFSVTKNPEKPFIVHYQNLKTTVLGTSFNIKSYKALGESIVTVRTGKVQISDAKHVYGIFEKNERLIYDQRNKTSRVNEADADRTASWRTGDLVFSNAGFQEIAMRVKMKYGVTLISTFNMDNIRLNASFRNDESLQNILDAICGIYQLQYKKLGKQIIFSHKTETDESENKKNKSVK; encoded by the coding sequence ATGAAATTTACAACAGAAAAGATAACGGCTTTTTTCTTCCGCCTTCTGGAAAGGGAAAATAAGTTGTTGCCTAAGGAGAAGGAATTAATACAAAATTTACTGGATAAAGAATCAGAAATTACAGCTGATGAGAGTAGAGAAAAGGATTTGATATGGAAGCAGCTTTCACAAAAAATACAAATTAATGTAAGGGCTAAAAGACCAAGACAACTTGCTATCAGATCTTATGCTGTGGCAGCATCTGTTGCTTTCATTTTTGCTTTAGGGTTTCTTTTCTTCCAGCTAAATAAAACTTCAGATAGCGAAAGAGCAATATTTTCTACCGCTAAAAACGAAATTAAAAAAATAGTGCTTCCGGATGGTAGTGAAGTATTCATTAATAATGCTACAAGAGTAACCTACGACAAGGCAAAATTCAATGACAAACTTCGTGAAGTATGGTTAGAAGAAGGAGAAGCTTTCTTTTCTGTGACTAAAAACCCTGAAAAGCCATTTATTGTCCATTATCAAAATCTTAAAACAACCGTTTTAGGAACTTCATTTAATATCAAATCTTATAAGGCACTCGGAGAGAGTATTGTCACAGTGAGGACTGGTAAGGTTCAGATTTCTGATGCGAAGCATGTATATGGTATTTTCGAAAAAAATGAAAGACTAATCTATGATCAGCGTAATAAAACTTCGCGTGTAAATGAAGCCGATGCAGATCGTACAGCATCATGGCGTACAGGTGATCTTGTATTTTCCAATGCCGGATTCCAGGAAATTGCCATGCGTGTAAAAATGAAATATGGAGTTACGCTTATCTCAACATTTAATATGGACAATATTCGTCTTAATGCAAGCTTCAGGAATGATGAAAGCCTGCAGAATATATTAGATGCTATTTGCGGTATTTACCAACTGCAGTATAAAAAGCTGGGGAAACAAATTATTTTCTCTCATAAAACAGAAACTGATGAATCTGAAAATAAAAAAAATAAATCTGTTAAGTAA